The nucleotide sequence AGGACGGCCGCGATGGAAAGCGCACGGATCGAGGGGCTTCCCCGGCGGCGCCGCCCCACTCAGATAGGCCGGCCCCGGGCCGGCTCGACGGCCAGGACCGCGAGCGGCGAGCGGCCGGCCGGCGTCTTCCGGACGGAGCTGGCCGATGCCGACCGGCGTCGCCGGCGGCAGGAGATGGAGCAGGCGCTGCGCGAGGTGGACCGGTGCGCGGGAGAGCTGCGCCGCTCGCCCGGCGAGGCGACCGTCTTCGCGTATCGCCAGGCCGTGCGGCGCCTGCTCGAGCTCGCCCTTGCCGGCACGTACCGGGTCGACCGGCGGGTCGCGGTGGACGGGCGGGGGCAGCGGCGTCTGCATGCCGTGATCCAGGAGGTGGATGCAGCGCTCGACCGGCTCGTCCGGGACGTCCTGGCGCGCCAACAGCCCGCTCTGGCGCTGGCGGCCCGGCTCGACGACATCCGGGGGCTGCTGCTCGACCTTGTCCGCTGACGCGCCGTCGCCTGCCGCACCGGTTCGGTGGTCTGCGATCGTGGGGCATGCACGGGCGGTCGGGTGGTTTCGCCGCGCGATCCAAGGTGGCCGCATCGGCGGGGCCTAC is from Limnochorda sp. L945t and encodes:
- a CDS encoding YaaR family protein, which produces MESARIEGLPRRRRPTQIGRPRAGSTARTASGERPAGVFRTELADADRRRRRQEMEQALREVDRCAGELRRSPGEATVFAYRQAVRRLLELALAGTYRVDRRVAVDGRGQRRLHAVIQEVDAALDRLVRDVLARQQPALALAARLDDIRGLLLDLVR